The following proteins are encoded in a genomic region of Miscanthus floridulus cultivar M001 unplaced genomic scaffold, ASM1932011v1 fs_329_3, whole genome shotgun sequence:
- the LOC136531343 gene encoding protein NUCLEAR FUSION DEFECTIVE 2-like, protein MATPTPPPILLVLLLLVASFPSHTRAAAAAPLSASPFDAALAVLQSRVGYAFRAPSLLRRAMTHASYSRENGRALAVLGLAAAESAAALRALAADLDAAPSAVSRATSEAASGAACARAGARLGIPNVVRVAGRTSASAPTVVCGAFRALVGAVAVDANSTDAAGEVFWRLHALNSSAAVAAV, encoded by the coding sequence ATGGCGACTCCAACGCCACCACCAATCCTCCTCGTCCTCTTGCTCCTCGTCGCCTCCTTCCCTTCCCACACACGTGCCGCGGCTGCCGCGCCGCTCTCCGCCTCCCCGTTCGACGCGGCGCTGGCCGTGCTCCAGTCGCGGGTGGGCTACGCCTTCCGCGCGCCGTCCCTGCTGCGCCGCGCCATGACGCACGCCTCCTACTCCCGCGAGAACGGACGCGCGCTCGCCGTCCTGGGCCTGGCCGCCGCGGAGTCCGCCGCGGCGCTCCGCGCCCTGGCCGCCGACCTCGACGCCGCGCCCTCCGCCGTGTCGCGCGCTACCAGCGAGGCCGCGTCCGGCGCCGCGTGTGCCAGGGCCGGGGCGCGGCTCGGGATCCCGAACGTCGTGCGCGTCGCCGGTCggaccagcgcgtccgcgccGACCGTCGTCTGCGGCGCCTTCCGGGCGCTCGtcggcgccgtcgccgtcgacgcCAACAGCACCGATGCCGCAGGGGAGGTGTTCTGGAGGCTGCACGCGCTCAATTCGTCTGCCGCCGTCGCCGCGGTGTGA
- the LOC136531344 gene encoding fruit protein pKIWI501-like, translated as MGQGTLDHLPDVRGTVLGASASSPAFLGGGGEDALGPTIAHPKVEATTLEARVLGKRAVSLVGSMVEVEQAAEVTQQPPRKHQAKVPALAPRKALKVSTSSTTQWVVEAQATIQRGAASARADPKEPVAQGEAVEAVTRQVGEEAPTPREAEALEPDEAEAPSIAEATKGEDEATEARASRTTEAEVAEARAPETTEAEVAEAGVGAVEPAA; from the exons ATGGGGCAGGgtaccctagaccatctccctgacgttagGGGGACGGTGCtcggggcgtcggcaagcagcccggcgtttctaggaggaggaggagaggacgccttgGGGCCGACGATCGCTCACCCCAAGGTCGAGGCCACCACGCTTGAGGCACGGGTGTTAgggaagcgcgccgtcagcctggtgggctcaatggtggaggtggagcaggcggcggaGGTGACCCAACAGCCTCc TCGGAAGCATCAGGCGAAAGTGCCCGCCctggcgccacgtaaggcgctcaaggtgagcaccagctccaccacccaatgggtggtggaggcgcaagctaCCATACAGCGTGGAGCGGCGTCGGccagggccgacccaaaggagccggtcgCTCAAGGAGAGGCTGTCGAGGCGGTCACGAGGCAGgtgggggaggaggcgcctacgccCCGTGAGGCCGAGGCCCTCGAGCCAGATGAAGCTGAGGCGCCCTCAATCGCTGAGGCCACTAAGGGCGAGGACGAGGCGACTGAGGCCAGGGcgtctaggaccaccgaggccgaggtggcggaggccagagcccccgagaccaccgaggccgaggtggcagaggcCGGCGTGGGCGCGGTGGAGCCGGCGGCCTAG
- the LOC136531338 gene encoding heat stress transcription factor A-1-like — MQGGVAAHAAAAAAAASTVTTAHAAVVGNGGGAAAAAPPPPFLMKTYEMVDDPATDDVVSWGPGNNSFIVWNTPEFARNLLPKYFKHSNFSSFVRQLNTYGFRKVDPDRWEFANEGFLRGQKHLLKTINRRKTSLQGNSQPQQPQMQNAPVPSCVEVGKFGLEEEIERLKRDKNVLMQELVRLRQQQQTTDHQLQTLGKRLQGMESRQQQMMSFLAKAMQSPGFLAQFVQQNENSRRRIVAANKKRRLPKQDGGLDSESAAASLDGQIIKYQPLINEAAKAMLRKILKLDSSHRFESMGNSDNNNFLLENYMPAAQAFESSSSTRNSGVTLAEVPANSGLPYVSASSGLSANCSPSVAPEIQCPVVLDNKSSNQVPNMSAVPPVSKPITAGSSDISIPEFSDLADLVNEDSVNIPGGAFEMPGPEFPLPEGDDSVPIETDETMYNNDETQSLPGIIDSFWEQFLVGSPLSTDNDEVDSGGLDTRGAPQENGWSKAGNISNLTEQMGLLSSTNHRDSGNGL, encoded by the exons ATGCAGGGCGGTGTCGCGGcccatgccgccgccgctgcggcggcggcgtcgacggtgACCACGGCGCACGCGGCGGTGGTGGGCAACGGCGGcggggcggccgccgccgcgccgccgccgccgttcctcATGAAGACGTACGAGATGGTGGACGACCCGGCCACGGACGACGTCGTGTCCTGGGGCCCCGGGAACAATAGCTTCATCGTCTGGAACACGCCCGAGTTCGCCAGGAACCTCCTGCCCAAGTACTTCAAGCACAGTAACTTCTCCTCCTTCGTCAGGCAGCTCAACACCTAC GGGTTTAGAAAGGTTGATCCAGACAGATGGGAATTTGCAAATGAGGGTTTTCTGAGAGGACAAAAACATCTGCTGAAGACTATCAACAGAAGGAAAACATCCTTGCAGGGGAACAGCCAACCGCAGCAACCTCAGATGCAGAATGCTCCTGTGCCTTCCTGTGTAGAGGTGGGTAAGTTTGGGTTGGAAGAAGAGATTGAACGGCTGAAAAGGGATAAgaatgttcttatgcaagagctTGTCAGGCTGAGACAGCAACAGCAAACAACTGACCATCAGCTGCAGACTTTGGGCAAGCGTCTTCAAGGGATGGAGTCACGGCAGCAACAGATGATGTCTTTCCTGGCTAAGGCAATGCAAAGTCCTGGTTTCCTAGCACAGTTTGTACAGCAAAACGAGAACAGCAGAAGAAGAATAGTAGCTGCGAACAAGAAAAGGCGGCTACCCAAGCAAGATGGTGGCCTAGACTCTGAAAGTGCTGCTGCTTCGTTGGATGGTCAAATTATCAAGTATCAGCCTTTGATCAACGAAGCAGCCAAAGCAATGCTAAGGAAGATCCTAAAGCTAGACTCTTCGCATAGGTTTGAATCTATGGGCAATTCAGATAATAATAATTTTCTGCTGGAGAATTATATGCCTGCTGCTCAAGCTTTTGAGAGTTCTTCGTCAACAAGAAATTCTGGGGTCACCCTTGCAGAGGTTCCAGCTAACTCAGGTTTGCCGTATGTCAGCGCAAGCTCTGGACTGTCAGCCAACTGTTCTCCTTCAGTGGCTCCTGAAATCCAATGCCCAGTTGTGCTGGACAACAAGTCGTCTAACCAAGTGCCCAACATGAGTGCTGTGCCTCCTGTTTCAAAGCCTATAACAGCAGGCTCAAGTGACATCAGTATTCCGGAATTCTCAGATCTGGCAGACTTGGTAAATGAAGACTCTGTCAATATTCCTGGAGGAGCCTTTGAGATGCCTGGTCCTGAGTTTCCCCTGCCAGAAGGTGATGACAGTGTCCCCATCGAGACTGATGAGACCATGTACAACAACGACGAGACTCAGAGCCTTCCAGGCATCATCGACTCCTTCTGGGAGCAGTTCCTGGTAGGCAGCCCTCTATCCACCGATAATGATGAAGTTGATTCAGGCGGACTAGATACAAGGGGGGCACCACAAGAGAATGGATGGAGCAAAGCGGGGAACATTTCTAATCTTACAGAACAGATGGGCCTTCTGTCATCAACAAATCACCGGGACTCAGGGAATGGGCTGTAA